The window cggacagcaacatgcagaaggttgaaactagaccactttctcacaccattcacaaaaataaactgaaaatggataaaggacctgaatgtgagacaggaaaccatcaaaaccctagaggagaaagcaggaaaaaacctctatgacctcagccgcagcaatttcttacttgacacatccccaaaggcaagggaattaaaagcaaaaatgaactgttgggacctcatgaagataaaagcaaaggaaacaatcaacaaaactaaaaggcaaccaacggaatgggaaaaggtatttgcaaatgacatatcggacaaagggctagtattcaaaatctataaagagctcaccaagcttcacacccgaaaaacaaataatccagtgaagaaatgggcagaagacatgaatagacacttctctaaagaagacatccagatggccaacaggcacatgaaaagatgctcaacatcgctcctcatcatggaaatacaaatcaaaaccacactcagatatcacctcacgccagtcagagtggccaaaatgaacaaatcaggagactatagatgctggtgaggatgtggagaaacgggaaccctcttgcactgttggtgggaatgcaaactggtgcagccgctctggaaaacagggtggaggaggttcctcaaaaaattaaaaatagacctaccctatgacccagcaatagcactgctaggaatttacccacaggatacaggagtactgatgcacaggggcacttgtaccccaatgtttatagcagtgctttcaacaatagccaaatcatggaaagagcctaaatgtccatcaactgacgaatggataaagaaattgtggtttatatacacaatggagtactacgtggcaatgagaaagaatgaaatatggccctttgtagcaacgtggatggaactggagagtgtgatgctaagtgaaataagccatacagagaaagacagataccatatgtgttcagtcttatgtggatcctgagaaacttaacagaaacccatgggggaggggaaggaaaaaaaaaagaggttagagtgggagagagccaaagcataagagactcttaaaaactgagaactgagggttgatggggggtgggagggaggggagggtgggtgatgggtattgaggagggcaccttttgggatgagcactgggtgttgtatggaaaccaatttgacaataaatttcatatatttaaaaataaataaataaataaataatctgaaatgaaataaaataaaataaaataaaataaaataaaataaaataaaataaaattcactctaataagaaaaaaaaaaagaaaacaggttggGTGCATCTTCTCCTTCCGCCACCAAGGCCATTTGGAGCTCCGTGGTCAGTTAACGGCCACGCCGTGGGCTGGGCCACACCAACATCGCCTCATCCCTGTAACCCAGCACTTGGCCTCACCTCCACCATAATTGGACGCTAAACACAAGGTCACCTCTGCTGAGTCATCCAACAGCTCTTTCTCAGTTCAGCTCTCTGGATGTCTCTGCAGCAGTGACCTTAAGGAAGAGGTGACCTTCAGAAATCCCCATTGCCTTTGGATCTAGACAGTCCTGCGGTCCCCCCTCCCTTTACTGTCCTCTGAACTTGACGACACTAAGGTGCACCCGTGCACCATAGAAGACCTTGGGCTGTAACATCACCTCATCTGATCCTCCCCGGCTCCCAGGAAGCCTGGCGAGGGCAAATGACtcctattttatatatgaaaagacCACAACTCAGAAGGCTCCACTTCCAAAGCACATGGCAGAGCTGGGTGCCGAACCCAGGCTTCCGGTCTCCAGAGCACGTGCTCTCCGAGAGGTCACTTCCTTCTGAGAGGCCACTACCCATGATCCCCTGCAAAGTCCTTTAGGGAGAACCTCCTCCAGCACcaagttcttttgcttttgcagcTGGCACTCAGGTACGGGCTGCATGCTGAATTCGTGCTTTGCTTTAATGACAGCTTTTCAAACATTAAGCACCACTGGTGTTCCTGACGTGAATTCTTTGGCCAACTTCCTATCTTGCTATTTACAGCGCTATTTTTGGTGTTTGGCTTGAATGCAGGTTGGGTAGGGGTCTTGGGCATTCCCTGCTGCTAAAAGCTTTCTCCCGTGTCCTTTCCCCATGTGCGAGCATGGCCACCTACAGTTTCAAGTGCTCCGGGACACCTGGGAGGACGCTTTCTcctgggctttttaaaaagagttgagTGGATTTAAAATGTATTCGGACACAGAAAAATTGACTAAGAGTCTTCATCCTgactgcccccaccccgccactgCCTACTAAGCACTGAAACGGGGGAGAAGCCCGACAGTGGTTGCTGTCTGACATTTCAGCAGCTGAAAGTCAGGGTGTGCATTTGATGGAAAGAAGTGACCTATGCCTTCTGGATCTCTGGACTTGGTGAGGTCTCGTCCACCCTGCCGGAGTCCTTGCCTCCAAGAAGCAGTCCACGGAGAAGCTCCAAGGACTGCAGGAGGCAGTGTGAGATTCTCAGACGCCCAATTCCCAGTTTCAGGCATTGTCCTGCCCTGGGGAATTCCCCCTTTCCCACCAGGAtctggagaggggagggacagggagagggagaaaggcacACGTCCCAGGAGCTTGGGAGAGCTGCTTTCTGAATGTGGACCACAAAAGAGCATGCTAGGGAGCGGAGGGAGGTAGGGTGGATGCTAGCAGCCAGGGTCTGTGAAAACGAAAGAGAAACTAGTTATTAGTTCTAAAttaattgttggggcgcctgggtggttcagtcggttaagcgtccaactcctggtttcggctcaggtcatgatctcacggttcgtgagatcgagccccacgtcgggctctgtgctgacagcatcgagcctgcttgggattctgtctctctctctctctctctctccctctctttctgcctctcctcccttcgaaataaataaataaacatttaaaaaataaattcattgcaAATTCTCCCAGCTTGCCGCCATTTTGGATTCTAGAACATGGCTTTGCCCTGGGAGACTGACGCTTTTTACCTCTCTCCTCGGAAGAGCCCCACATCAACCCAGACTGGAAAGAGTAAATCATAACTCTCCACCCACCGTGGGTCTGTTTGACCCCTTGCTGTGAGGGGGGCACCAGACACTTGCTATGAAACTGAATATTCACGGTGCGAGAATATGAATAATAAGCACATAACGTGTGCCAGCACGATTTAACCCAAAGAGCTCTGCACATATCTGTGTCGGACGATCAGAACAGTATCCTTTCCTTGACTCCTCATGACCACCCTAGATGCTGTGCATTGCtgtcctcacccctgcctctgtACACACGTGAGCAGCAAGGTAGAGAGAGGTGAAGCCATTTGTCCAAAGCCCCCCAGTATCAAGTGGCAAAGTTACAATTCGAAAGCAGAGTCCGTGTCTGAAGCCCCTATAATGACCCTGCCTGATTGCTAGAGTCGGCTGTAAAGGACTGGGTTGCCCAACCTTGGAAGTGAGGTTTCTAGATAGAGAACTTTTCATTTGGAAGAAACTAAGCCAACAGAACGTCTGGGAATATAGGAAGGGTTAAAGAGTAGGAcgccactggggcgcctgggtggctcagtcggttaagcaactgacttcggctcaggtcatggtgtcacagtttgtgggttcgagccccgcgtcaggctctgtgctgacagctcggagcctggagcctgcttgggattctgtgtcttcctgtctttctgccccttccctgcttgcactctgtctctcaaaaataaaaaaaaacacttaatttctctttttaaaaagaataggatGCCAAGATACCCCAAGCCAACATCCCTTCCCCTAAACATGAGGCTACAGGGAGCCAGAACCATGAGATAAATACTGATTTGGTTTCCCACCCCTAGATGTCAATTAACCTTTGGTCCAAGCTTCTGTGGACAGTGCTGGCTAACACTCTGGCCGGGGACGGAGTTGTACGTGCTTGTTCTGGAACGCTAAAGGGATTCCTCCCTCTCAAGCCTCTACAGCACAGCATCGTTCCGTCTATAAAACACATCCCCTTGCAAAGTAGCGTACTTATACCGCCAGTTGTTCCAAAACACCGTGGCTTTCCACGACATCGGATGCACCACCAACCCAAAAGGCAAGAGCTCAAAACCTAGCCCGATCTCATCGGTCTCGCTCCAAAGGGCCCTTCTGTGGGGACCGACGTCTCTGGCAGAGCGACGGATAGATAACAAAACAGCCCGATGCCTTCAGATTGATTCTGACATTCCTCGGTCCTGTTTTCCGCATCTTTGCTGGAACGCTGGTTTTGGCCACGGCGGACTTGCACGTGGGCGTCAAGCCCGGCATCTCCTCTTACCTGATCTTGGGCCATTGCTCCGCCGAAAGCCCAGATGGCGGCAAACACGAAATAGAGCTCGTAGGTTTCCTTGGGGCAGTCTGCAGGGATGTCCTCTGTGGTCAGGAGACACTCGAGAAGGTAGCACAGCATCTGAACCATGCTCTGCTCCGGGATTGGAATCGTCTTCTTGAATCTGCAGGGACAGACCCAGAGATGCTCTTTGACATACGGGCTTCTCTCCTAGAGGCTTGCTGGACAGTCTCGGCACCCACTTGTTTTGGGGGCACTCGTGACCTGTCAGGATCCCTGGGATTACGAGGTGCTACCAAAGCCTTTGTTCTCACCGCCTACTTTTGGGTCAGCTCTCCCGACCAAGAAGGGGCCCGTGGTGCTCCGAGAAGGTCCCTTCTCATCACCCTTCCCTCCGATACCCTCCCCCGctgctcttcccttctctgaacAGTGACCGCCCCCCTCAGTCCTCAGGGAGTACAGGCCACTGCGACGGAACAAGGAACCATTCCGGTTTCCCCGAGTGTCAAAAGCCCTCCCAGAGTCAGCGCAGTGCTGAGGCTGGTCCTTCCCTGCCTTTGGCTCAAAGAAGTTCCCtcaaatcaaacacacacactgaaGACGTTTCCTCGGGAACCCGAGTCTTACGGGCGGGGAGGCAGAGTGGGCCCGGACAGCTGCTTATTATAGATACAATCATGACTTACTTGACGGAGCTCGTCTTCTGAAAATACGCCTCACTCTTCCGTGGCCTAGtttttgtacttaaaaatttgttttgtttttgttttactgattCAAGTTTATAGATTTATtatgtgagtgtgagtgtgtgtgtgtgtgtgtgtgtgtgagagagagagagagagagagagagagagagaacaagcaggggagaggcagagagctggggacagtggattcgaagcaggctccgggctgactgtagagagcccgacgtggggctcgaactcacaaaccccgaagccggccgctcaaccgactgagccacgcaggcgccccaagagtctgATTTCAAACCTGCCACGCTTAGGGTAACGAGGCCATGCCAGTACCAGCCGTTAAGACCCTTCCTGCCCTTgctctcctctgtcccctttcgATCTGAGGGGTCAGAAGCTACAGCTGGTgatgggtggggggcggggaccaGAGGAGTAAGGAGAGAAGCTGTTGGGGACTCCCCCACCCTCGCCACTGCAGGTGGACGGCAGGAAGCGGGCctgagcggggtgggggtggaggtgggggcaggagaagCCTTCCTCGTAAATGgagtttggtttttaaagttttcacaTGTTCGTGACCGGAAGCAACAACACGCCTTCTTGCAGAATGACCAGAAAAGTCACGAATGTGGCCCCAGATTCCCTCCgggttgggggcggggcgggagcagAACCAGCTGCACAAAACAGCTCTGAAGGCTCGGCGGGACACAAAAGCTGCTGTACCATCATCCCTTGTGCGGCCCGCTTGTTCAACGTGAAGACTATCGTGCACACGCCCCACAGCCTGGTGGTATCGGGGCCAACGTTAATTAGCACCCAAGCCGTGGCCGCGTTTCTTCCTCGATGGCCACAGAGTTAGAGGAGATCGGGTGAGCGGCCTCTGGATGCACAGAATACACTCAGCATCCTCACAGCTTGGTGAAGAGGCTTGTACACATGCTCGTATGCTTGCACACTCGTGCACACACTCATGTACACACagacgcgcgcgcacacacacacacacacacacacacacacacacagagtttagCATCTCTTCTTCTAATTGTCCAGAGAGGGAAATGGCCTAACTCTTAGAGACAGGTTGTATCGGGCAAGGGGCGGGGCATGCGGCAGGACAGGGGGCGCGGGGGTCCCTTCCACCTCGGCCCCCACGCCGGCCAGCTCTGCTCCACCCCGGGGCGCCACAGGCCAGTGAACCACAGAGTCAGGGGTCGTTCTGAGCAGCGGCCTCAATTTCCCGGAAACGCAGTCCTGGCGTTTGTTGACTTGTTGAATGTTTGGGAACGATGGGTCCCTGAGTCACGTCGCCTCCCCGGCACCGACCTCGGATGGCTGGGCTGGGCTCAACTACGAGGCCGGGCGCAACTACGAGGCCGGGCGCCTGACACCCAGAAGGACGCGTCCACTGGCAAGAAAGCGGGTTGCAAACCTCGGACCGCCCCCCCACTCTGTGGACACGTGTAATATTCTCGCTGGAGGCaagaacaaacattaaacaaacattaaaaataaataaatagtcaccTTCCGTGTTTCCCGGCCTACCTGGTTCTGAGTGTGTCTAAGCAGGTCGGGAGGTACTTGTCAAACAGGATGGTGAGGTTGGCTCTCTCTGTCTGGACTTCCCTCTTGTCAATCCAGCTACTCACGGGAGGGTTCCAGCCCAGGTCCGTGGGATTGATGTACAGGATTCCTGGGAACGTCAAGAATTTGGTTACGTTTCCATAAATGCCACTATATTCCTCAGCCCACGGAGTTACTTTCTCTGTGTAGAAAACATACAGAGGACTGGACTTCAAAGAAACAGAGGCCTGGCCGAGGTCTGAGAGGGTAAGTAGGATTGCTACCCGATGGCCTGAGAAGAGCTGAGAGAAAGCAGTGTTGCCAAGGATCGTAGGGCCAAGTCTAGGCTCAGGAGGAAACCGGAGCCTGTGGACGTGACCTTATTCAGCAAAAGGGCCTTCCTTTGCACATGTGATTAGGGATCTCCTGACGGAATCATCTTAGATTATGTGCGTGGGACATTTATAAGTGTCCctataagagacagaagagacaagACACACACAGCGGAGAAGGACGCGTGGATATGGAGGTGGGGGTTGGAGTCATGGGGCCGCCAGCCTGAGCGGGAAGAAGCAAAGGCAGGTTCTCCCCTAGGGAGGGAATCAACGTCTGTTGTCTTAGAAGCCATCGAGTTCATGGTGACTTATAACAGCGGCCCTAGGACATGaatagatacagagagagactATTCTCCTGCCCGCGTTCATAGCCTCAGCACGGGTTCCTGGAAGGAACTCTGGTGTTACAGTAGACATCAAATCCCCTCTCCTGTGCCCCAGTCTGTGCCCATCAGTTTGGCCGTGGAGCCAGAGGTTAAGTTAAGGTATGAAGTTGTCATTTCTCACCAGGAGGTAGTAAGAACTTCGATGCTGGGTTGTCACCACTGCCGTGGAGGCTAGAACTGGCCTACAAGGAGCCTCGTTCCAGGCACTTCTGTGCACAGGACAGTTGTCCAGCTCAGGGACCCTTTCCTTCCCATCTCTGAATGAAGAAAATCCCATGGCCCTGGCCTGGGAGCGCCTGGCCACCCTCGTGGACACCGACTCGGGCTGGGAATCAGGTCAGAGTTTCCCATGATGCACAGGCGGCTCCCGTTCGGACCTTCCTTGGGAGACAGCCACATCACACGTGATGCCAGAGGCGCCTGTGTTCAAGGGCGCGGCTCTGCAGGTTTTCTCGTTTCCTGGGGGATACCTGCTCTGGAGACCGTTGCTGGGGTGGCCGTGCGCAGGTGGCTGATCTCAAACAGCAGCCTCATCGTGGGACTCAGGGGGATCCTCTCGTTGCTTGCCAGGGTCAGCACCTGGCAACAGGGAGGGACACGCCAAGGTAGGAAGGAGTGAGGACACGTGATcagctggggttggggggtggggtgggggtctctGGATTTGGCTGATTATTCCTGGTAGGGATTAAGGatgattattttcctctttatgatAAGTATTTTCGAAATTTTCTACAAGAATCCTCTATCCCCTTTCCTATTGCCCCCCTGTGACCTCCATCCTTGTGTGTGTAAatgcatccaaaaaaaaaatcaactctatAAAAAGTTTAAATGGATGCCAATGATTTGAATGAGCTAGACCATATGGAATaacaaagttattaaaaaaaaaagagttcaggggctcctgggtggttcagttggttgagcgtctcactcttggtttcagctcaggtcatgatctcacagttttgtgggtttgagccccaaatcgggctctgagctgagagcgtggagcctgcttgggattctctctctctctctctctctctctctctctctctctctgcccctccccagatcatgtggtctctgtctttctcaaaatatataaataaaattttaaaaaatgaaaagaaaagagaagagcttAGGCTTCATTGAAATTgccatttcttttaaagtagTCCCTCTAGCGAAGGGGGGTGAAGGGTGGGCAAAgggggtgaaggggagagagatacaggctttcagCTATGGAACCGGTAAGTCACAGGATGAGAGGCACAGCGCAGGGAATATAGCTAATGCCACTGTGATAGCATCGTATGGTGGTAGTGTTGTCTCTAATGGAGAGGGCTGTCCAGCCACCATGTCGTGCACCTGAAACTCAcgtaacatcgtgtgtcaactgcactacaataaaaaataagtaaagtagtCCTTCCGGGCGAGCgcacatttattttaatggttcTATAAATGTCGAAACCATCCCAACGCTTCCAACCCTAATGTACCTTCTGAACAAATTCAGGAGCCACCACTTTATTGGTACGAGATTTCCTGGTTTacgaaaaataaaacatactctCCACGGATCAAGGTTTGCCACCATGGAGGACGCCCGACAGGCTCGGAATGTTTCTGACCTTCAGTGTCCTTATTTACAAGAGAgcaaaaacttaagaaagaagaTTTGAATAGATGACTTCagattccttccagctctgagtTTTAAATTAACCTACATGCAGAAGATCGTGAAGACAGTTACAACAATGCTAAAAATGCAGTGAGCATGTGAGTACGCATACATCCGGTAGTTATGTGATAAAGCCGTTGACTACCTTATGGTGGCCATCATTTTtacaatatacacatatttcaaaTCAGCACCTTGCAcgctttaaacttacacaatgttctATGTTGATTAGATCTCAGTAAACCTgggggaaattaaagaaaaaaaaaaacaacccctgTAGCAATTCCTTACTCGGGGCCAGCCCTTGTGGGGGATCGAGATTTCCAAATGGGCCCGGGGGGACTGGTTTCCTGGATGATTAGGGATGGCCTGGGCATTTCCCTATGCCCGTGATACCTTGTTATCATCCATGACGGTGTTCAGAGACTC is drawn from Panthera uncia isolate 11264 chromosome E1, Puncia_PCG_1.0, whole genome shotgun sequence and contains these coding sequences:
- the LOC125926161 gene encoding dynein axonemal heavy chain 9-like, translated to MGFSSFRDGKERVPELDNCPVHRSAWNEAPCRPVLASTAVVTTQHRSSYYLLSSPLYVFYTEKVTPWAEEYSGIYGNVTKFLTFPGILYINPTDLGWNPPVSSWIDKREVQTERANLTILFDKYLPTCLDTLRTRFKKTIPIPEQSMVQMLCYLLECLLTTEDIPADCPKETYELYFVFAAIWAFGGAMAQDQLADHREEFSKWWLAHFKTVKFPSQGTVFDYYIDPETKKFEPWSKLIPHFEFDPEMPLQVSVAE